A window of the Streptomyces griseochromogenes genome harbors these coding sequences:
- a CDS encoding MCE family protein, producing the protein MITRTVRAQLLAFATVTALGVSYVGARYTGLVDDVLHRGYTVRADFAESGGVFPGAEVTYRGVPVGRVGDLRLTGSGISVALKIEDGAPRIPADTLAVIADRSAVGEQYVDLQPRRSGGPYLLDGSPIPRNRTRTPLPVTDLVLSLDRLVNSVGKGDLRVTVDELGKAFAGTGPNLSRLVDSGNALVESASDSLPETTSLIEDSRKVLRTQADQGSAIKSFSRDLAGLTEQLKSSDGDLRRLIGTTVPATQEVDSLLKSTRPHVPALLANLISGGQVTVARLPGVEQALVTLPITVAGSYTVIPGDGTTHFGLTVNAGDPPACTQGYGTQRRDPADTGTRPANTHARCTAPRGSKTSVRGAQNAPGATTGPAGANQAAFVAPYDPETGTVTGPDGTPVEIGSTGGEQTVFGKESWQWLLVGPMA; encoded by the coding sequence GTGATCACACGTACGGTCAGGGCCCAGTTGCTCGCCTTCGCGACCGTCACCGCCCTCGGGGTGTCGTACGTCGGTGCCCGGTACACGGGCCTGGTGGACGACGTCCTGCACCGCGGTTACACCGTGCGCGCCGACTTCGCCGAGTCCGGGGGCGTCTTCCCCGGCGCCGAGGTCACCTACCGGGGTGTGCCGGTGGGCCGCGTGGGCGATCTCCGACTGACCGGGTCCGGGATCTCGGTGGCCCTGAAGATCGAGGACGGTGCCCCGAGGATCCCGGCCGACACGCTCGCGGTGATCGCCGACCGTTCGGCGGTCGGCGAGCAGTACGTCGACCTCCAGCCGCGGCGGTCGGGCGGACCGTACCTCCTCGACGGCAGCCCCATCCCGCGCAACCGCACCCGGACCCCACTGCCGGTCACCGACCTGGTCCTCAGCCTCGACCGGCTGGTCAACTCGGTCGGCAAGGGCGATCTGCGCGTGACCGTCGACGAGCTGGGCAAGGCTTTCGCCGGCACCGGACCGAACCTGAGCCGCCTGGTGGACTCCGGCAACGCGCTGGTGGAGTCGGCGTCCGACTCGCTCCCGGAGACGACCTCGCTGATCGAGGACTCGCGGAAGGTGCTCCGGACACAGGCGGACCAGGGCTCGGCGATCAAGTCGTTCTCCCGCGACCTGGCCGGGCTCACCGAGCAGCTGAAGTCGAGCGACGGCGATCTGCGCCGGCTGATCGGCACTACGGTGCCCGCGACGCAGGAGGTCGATTCCCTGCTGAAGTCCACACGGCCGCACGTGCCCGCCCTGCTGGCCAACCTCATCAGCGGCGGCCAGGTCACCGTGGCCCGGCTGCCCGGCGTCGAGCAGGCCCTGGTCACCCTCCCGATCACGGTCGCGGGCAGCTACACGGTGATCCCCGGCGACGGCACCACCCACTTCGGGCTGACCGTGAACGCCGGCGATCCGCCCGCGTGCACCCAGGGCTACGGCACCCAGCGCCGCGACCCCGCCGACACCGGCACCCGCCCGGCGAACACCCACGCGCGCTGTACCGCACCGCGCGGGAGCAAGACCTCGGTGCGGGGCGCACAGAACGCCCCCGGCGCGACGACCGGTCCGGCCGGCGCGAACCAGGCCGCGTTCGTGGCCCCGTACGACCCGGAGACCGGCACCGTGACCGGCCCGGACGGCACGCCCGTCGAGATCGGCTCGACGGGCGGCGAACAGACCGTGTTCGGAAAGGAGTCGTGGCAATGGCTGCTCGTGGGACCGATGGCATGA
- a CDS encoding MCE family protein has protein sequence MSGLRTGRVAAWTAVGSLLLTGCEFNGWYDVPLPGGAASDGHAYHVTVDFRDVLDLVPQSAVKVDDVTVGTVEKVALDGWHARLRLRIADSVKLPGNAVADLRQTSMLGEKYVALSAPAGTRPVGRLRDGDRIPLSRSGRNPEVEEVLSALSALLNGGGVAQLKTITVELNKAMNGREDRVRSLLRQLDTFLGGLDDQRAEIVRALKGVDRLAKRLRKEKRTIAQAVDTMPPALKALADQRRDLTKMLTGLSRLGRTGTRVVNASRDDTVADLKELRPVLQQLNKAGDDLPDSLEILTTYPFPRNAADAVKGDYVNLKITADLDLAGLYGNVDGTPGKGGKSPEPGPPSLPRVPAPTPLPSLPDTPSLPDTPSVPAVPSKPSDGSTLLCPPVCTAAYGAGDGSRRLPPGVDLGLAELMLKGILP, from the coding sequence ATGAGCGGGCTGCGCACGGGGCGGGTGGCCGCCTGGACGGCGGTCGGCTCGCTGCTGCTGACCGGCTGCGAGTTCAACGGCTGGTACGACGTCCCGCTCCCCGGCGGCGCCGCCTCGGACGGCCACGCCTACCACGTCACCGTCGACTTCCGGGACGTCCTGGACCTGGTGCCGCAGTCGGCGGTCAAGGTCGACGACGTCACCGTGGGCACGGTCGAGAAGGTGGCGCTGGACGGCTGGCACGCGCGCCTGCGGCTGCGGATCGCCGACTCGGTGAAGCTGCCCGGCAACGCGGTCGCCGACCTCAGGCAGACCAGCATGCTCGGCGAGAAGTACGTGGCGCTGTCCGCGCCGGCCGGCACCCGGCCCGTCGGACGGCTGCGCGACGGCGACCGCATCCCCCTCTCCCGCAGCGGCCGCAACCCGGAGGTCGAGGAAGTGCTGTCGGCCCTGTCCGCACTGCTCAACGGCGGCGGTGTGGCCCAGCTGAAGACCATCACCGTCGAGCTGAACAAGGCCATGAACGGCCGCGAGGACCGGGTCAGGTCGCTGCTGAGGCAACTCGACACGTTCCTCGGCGGCCTCGACGACCAGCGGGCGGAGATCGTGCGCGCGCTCAAGGGCGTGGACCGGCTGGCCAAGCGGCTGCGGAAGGAGAAGAGGACCATCGCCCAGGCCGTCGACACCATGCCGCCCGCCCTGAAGGCTCTCGCCGACCAGCGCCGGGACCTGACGAAGATGCTCACCGGCCTGTCCAGGCTCGGCAGAACCGGCACCAGGGTGGTCAACGCTTCCCGGGACGACACCGTCGCCGATCTCAAGGAGCTGCGGCCCGTCCTTCAGCAGCTGAACAAGGCAGGCGACGACCTGCCCGACTCCCTTGAGATCCTCACCACTTACCCCTTCCCGCGCAACGCCGCCGACGCCGTCAAGGGCGACTACGTCAACCTGAAGATCACCGCCGACCTCGATCTGGCGGGCCTCTACGGCAACGTCGACGGCACACCGGGCAAGGGCGGGAAGTCCCCGGAGCCAGGGCCCCCGAGCCTGCCCCGCGTCCCCGCTCCCACCCCCCTCCCGTCCCTGCCGGACACCCCGTCCCTGCCCGACACCCCGTCCGTGCCGGCCGTGCCCTCGAAGCCTTCCGACGGCAGCACCCTGCTGTGTCCACCGGTGTGCACCGCCGCCTACGGCGCCGGCGACGGCTCACGCCGCCTCCCGCCCGGGGTCGACCTCGGCCTCGCCGAGCTGATGCTGAAGGGGATACTGCCGTGA